CCATCTGGATAAAATCTGCTATACCGCTTTATGAAACCAAATGCCCTTATAAAACTTGAGCTTTCTGAAAGCTCCTTATACTGTTTGAATGTTAACTTTTTCAACTTGATAAATCTGCTTTCTGGGTATCTTTTTAATATCTGCTCAATTTGATTTTTATCTATGCCCGCTATCTTTTTGAGTTTCTCAAAAAAATTCTGTTTTCTCACCTGATACTTTGGGTTATCCCTATATAACTCGTTTAATTTATTAAAATACCACGGGTCAACAAAAAGCGTATATGATGGATAATTGACGGTGAGTGCTCTATCTTTTGAGTCGTATATTATTCCCCTATACCCTGAGACTGTTATCGTTCGAGATATAGATTTTATATAAAGCTTTTTATAGTAAGAATTATTTATAATTTGAATATTGAATGCTTTAAGCAAAGCGAGCAAAAATAGCAAAGCTATAAGAAATAGAACGAAGTTAAAACGGGTTCTATTCAATGGACTATTGTTATGTTCTCAGGACCTGCTATCTGGAAGTTTTTAAACACTGCCTTTGAATTTAGAAGCGACTTTTCTGTTTTTACAAGAGACTGTCTCTCAAGCATTAATGAGTTTAACCTGCTCTTTTTTATGTTTATCTCATGCTTTACTTCGGATATGAGCATATTCTGATAGCCAATCAAATATATCATAATGGCGATGATTACAGTTGATGCTATTGAAAGCGGGTTTATTGCTACAGACCTTACTTTTTCTTTCTCTTTTGCTCTATCTTGAGTTAAGATTTTAACCTGTGCAAAGTCCATCATTTTAAGCCTCCTGCGGTAATCTTATGGCACATCGCATCTTGGCGCTGCGAGCATGCCTGTTTGATTTAATCTCATCTTCCGTTGGCGTTATGGGTTTTTTGGTTAATGGCCTTATAATGCCTTCCTTCTTGTAATCCCTGAAAATGTTTTTAACAATTCTATCTTCTAAGGAGTGAAACGAGATTACACATACCACACCCTTCGGGCTTAAGCTCTCTATAGCACTTTTCAGTCCTATCTGGAGACTTTCAAGTTCGTCATTTACAACTATTCTTAAAGCTTGGAATGAGCGTGTTGCAGGGTGTATTTTTCTTGACACATTTCTTGGAACAGCAAGCTCGATAATTTCGGCAAGCTGTTTTGTGCTTGTTATAGGCCTATTCTTTACAATTGCTTTTGCTATACGCCTTGAAAACTTCTCTTCACCGTAAACCCTTAAGATTCTCTCTATATCTTCCAAATCCCAATGGTTGACAATCTGCTCTGCTGTTAAAGGCTTTCTTCTGTCCATTCTCATATCAAGCTCTGCATCAACATTAAAAGAGAAGCCACGATCGGATGTTAGCTGATCTAAAGAGACGCCCAAGTCCATTATCACACCATCAACTGTCTCTATATTCAGTCTGTCTAAATGCTCTCTTAAATTTGCATAATCGTCGTTTATCAAAATCAGTCTATCTTCGTAGGTTTTTTTAAGTGTATCTTCTGCATGCTTTATTGCTTCTTTATCCTTATCAAATGCAATAACAACACCATCGGGAGAAGAGAGCTCAAGAATCTTCTTTGTGTGTCCTGCAGCACCAAGCGTCATATCCACATATATACCACCGCTTTTTGGCTCAATGGCAACTATACTCTCTTTTAACAAAACACTTTTGTGCTTCATTTTAGAATATTCCTAACTTTTCTATCTCTTCGGCTAATTCATCTTCTGCTTCTCTTAAGGCTTTTGACTCATTTTCCCACTTCTGTTTTGACCATATCTCTATGTGGTCTAAATTGCCTAAGATTACGACATCCTTATCGATTTCGGCATCTTCCCTTAAGACAGAAGGAATTAGTATTCTTCCCTGCTTGTCTATATTTACGTCTTGGGCAGACGAGAAAAACATTCTTTTAAATCTTCTTGCAGCCTTGTTTGTTAATGGCAGATTTACGGCTTTTTTTTCAAGCTCTTCCCACACATCGTAAGGATAGGCGTATATACACTCATCAAAAACCGTCAGAACCAGCGTATTTATATGTTTATCTTTGATTACTTCCTTGAATTTTGGTGGGATTTTTACCCTACCCTTCTCGTCTAATGTGTATTCGAACCTGCCCCTAAACATCCACTTTCACCCACTTTCACCCACTTTTTACCCAATTTTTATATCGGATGTCAAGAAAAAAACTTAAATAAAACCTAAAAAGTTAATGCAAGTTCATAGTTGACAATATCGGTAATTGCACCTATACTTCTGGTATATAAAAACAAACTTCAAAAGGAGTGCGTTATGAATAAAGTCAAAGGTGTTATTATGGCAGGTGGTTTTGGAACAAGGATGCAACCTTTGACGCACTCAACTCCAAAACCAATGGTTCCCGTTATGAACATACCTATGATGGAGTATATGCTTGAAAACCTTATCAAAGCAGGAATTAACGAGATAGTAATACTGCTTTACTTCTTGCCAGATGTAATAAGAGAGTATTTCAAGGATGGTTCAAGGTGGAATGTCAAGATAGAGTATGTACTGCCCGATGCAGATTACGGGACAGCAGGAGCAGTAAGACAGGCAAAAGAGTTTCTAAATACGACATTCATCGTCGTAAGCGGCGATGTTATTACAGACTTCGACCTTTCAAAAATAATAGAGTTTCACTTTAAGAAGAACTCAAAACTAACCATAGGCTTGACTTCTGTTGACAACCCACTGCAATTTGGTGTCGTAATAGCAAATAGCGACGGAAAAATAGAGAAATTCCTTGAAAAACCAAGTTGGGGAGAAGTATTCAGCGACACAATAAATACAGGCATTTATGTGATAGAGCCAGAGATACTGAACTATGTGCCCGTGGGCGAAAGCTTTGATTTTGCAAAGAACCTGTTTCCACTCTTAATGAAAGAAGGCATTGACTTGATGGGATACACGCTTGATGGATACTGGCGTGATGTGGGCAATCCAGACAGCTATAGAGAAGTTCACAAAGATATATTTTTCAAAAGGGTAAACATTCAACCAAAGGGTAAAAAGATAGAGTTTGCAGAAGGTGTTTTATATGCATTTGGTGATTTTAAAATGGGTGAAAATGTGAAGATAATAGACACCGTCGTGATAGGCGATGGCGTTGAAATTGGAAAAAACTGTATTTTAAGTAATGCTTGTATAGGGAAAGGCAGTAAAGTTGGTAATGATTGCAATATTAGAAACTCGATTATATGGCACAATGTGAGTGTTGGCGATAAAGTGATAATGGACAACGGCGTTGTGTGTAATGATGTCAAGATTGGAAACGGCGTAAAGGCAAAGGCCGGTGTTGTGCTTGCAGAAGGCTGCGATGTTGGGCAGCTTGCAACATTTGAACAGGATATTGTTGTCTGGCCAAATAAAAAGATAGATGCGGCATCAATCGTAAAAAACAGCATAATATGGGGCAGCAGATTTAGAAACACACTCTTCGAAAACGGTATAATAAGTGGAAAAACAAACATAGAGTTAAGCTGTGATGTAGCGTGCAAAATCGGTGAAGCCTTAGGAAGTCAACTGCCCGTGGGAAGCAAGGTGTTAGTCGGAAGAGATTACTCAACGGCTGCACGAATGATAAAAAGAGCATTTGTCAGTGGACTGCTTGCAACGGGTATTGTTGTTGTTGACATGAAGACTGTGCCTTTGGTTGTTTTGAGACATGCTATAAACAGGGATGAGAATATAGTTGCAGGTGCCTATTTTAAAAGGGATTTGTCAGACCCTTCAGCCGTTGAGCTTATACCATTTAACGAATACGGTTTAAAACTGGACACAAACAGCTCAAAAGCCGTTGATAAAAGCTTTTTTAAGGAAGAGTTTAGGCGTGTAGATTACAAGCAGATAGGCAAAATAATAGACAATCAGATTATAAGGGATGAGAAGTTTTACAAATACTCACACGAGATAGAGAGACTAATAGACCACAAAATCATAAGGGAGAGCAACATAAGGGTTGTTGTTGATTTGCTTTATGGAATCACAAAAGATGTGTTTCCATATATTATGACTATGCTTCAGATAGACAATATAACCCTAAATGCCCATACCGATGAAGTTAAACTTGCAAACATATCACATTACGAAAAGAAGAGCTTAAACGACATATCGATGATGGTTAAAGGACTTGGCCTTGATTTGGGAATACTTATTTACCCATACAGTCAAAGAAGAGTTTTAGTTGATGATAAAGGCGAGATATTGAGCATGACACTTGCTTTGAACGCCGTTTTGGATTTGATGAATAGGGAAGCAAAGAGAGTGGGAAGAAAGATGAAAATACTTCTTCCAAGCTGGTCTGCAGACTTAAACGACAACTATTTTGAGAATCTCTCTATAATGCGCGGCAAATATACGGATTTTGGTATTAAACAGTTAAAAGAGTTTGATATGATAGCAAAAGTTGACGGCAACTGTGCGTTTCCGCAATTCTCCCTATACAGGGATGCAATATTCTCTTCTCTTAAACTGATGGAGTTGCTTGCCAAAAATTCCACAAGACTGTCAGAATTGGGAAGGGATATGCAGGATTTCTTCTATAAATCCTGGTCTGTTGGCTGCCCACAGCTTAAAAAGGGTAAAATAATGAAAAGATTTCTCGATGAAGCAAAAAAGAAGCAATACTCAACCATTGACGGCATAAAGGTTTGGGAGAGTAATACAGATTGGATTATGGTCATGCCAGACCCTTACAGCGAACAGCTGAACATATACATACAGGCTATCAACGAGAACAAGGGTATGGAGATATATGAGCACTACATATCACTTATAAATAACTGGCTGAAAGAGAGTTAGCTATGGTAAGGGTTGCTTTTTTGTGGCATATGCATCAGCCGTTTTATTTAGATTCGGCTGGCTCGATGAGACTGCCTTGGGTGTTTCTGCATGCGATTAAAGACTATTACGATATGCCCTATCTTGCAGAAAGATACAACGCTTCTGTCTCGTTTAACATCACGCCTTCGCTCATAAAACAGCTGAATCTATACGCAGAGAATGGAGTAAAGTCAGACTGCTTTCTCAAACTGATTACACAGAAACCATCTGAGCTATCGAGCAAGGAGAGAGAGTGGGTTGTAAAAATATGCAAAAGCTCTCAATTCGATACAATGGTAAAGCCGCTTGAGAAATATGCTGAGCTTTACGATAAAAACAGCCTTGACGATAAAGAGCTTACAGAACTGGAAGTTCTGTTTCTTCTTTCGTGGTGTGGCAACTATTTGAGAAAGAACAGCGAAATTGTGGCAGAGCTTCTAAAGAAACAGAAAGATTATGATGAAAATGATAAAAATGCCCTTATTCATGAGCTTCTTTTGTTTATAAAAAAGATTTTACCCTTTTACAAAGAGCTATACAAAAACAACAAGATAGAGCTTCTAACAACGCCTTATGCCCATCCGATCCTGCCACTTCTGATAGATTTAACTGTTGCTGGTGAAGAGTTTGAAGAGATATCAGAAGGTTTATCTCTTAAAGATGATGCAGAAGAGCATGTAAGAAGGGCTATAGATATATTCAAAAGGACATTTGAAAGTACGCCTTATGGGTTTTGGCCTGCTGAAGGTTCCGTTAGCGAAGATGCAGTCAATATGCTTAAAAACAACGGTATAAAATGGGCTGGCAGCGACCAAGACATATTGCAAAAATCTATTGACTCTGCAGATATTTACAAAACTTACGATTTTAACGGCATACTGATGGGCTTCAGAGACAAAGAACTCAGCGACAAAATAGGTTTTGTCTATAAGGCATATCCTACAGATAAAGCCATAGATGATTTTATTTATCATTTAAAAAAGATTGAAAAAAACTATAAAAGTGCGATTGTCTATGTTATATTGGATGGTGAGAATGCCTGGGAGTTTTATCCCAATAACGGCTATGACTTTTTGAGTGGACTGTATGAGAAGATGGTTGAAGATGAGTCTATTGAGCTTGTGAGAATATCTGAACCTGAAGCCGATGAAGAGCTGAAAACATTATCTTCTGGTTCGTGGATATTTGGAAACTTCAGCACCTGGGTAGGAGATAATCAGAAGAACAGGGCTTGGGAGCTTCTCTTTTTAACAAAAAAGGATTTCTTAAGACACAAAGACAAGCTTGACAAAGAGAGCTTAGATAAGATACAGGAGCTGTTTTTAATGGCTGAAGCTTCGGACTGGTTTTGGTGGTATGGAGAAGGCCATTACAGTGAACATGAGCTTGAATACGATAGGCTCTATAGAAACAACCTTATTCAGATATACAAAATCTTGGGTATAAACCCGCCGGCTGCTCTGTTTGAGCCTATAACAAAATACAGCGATGTATCAGCCATTATTGTCCAGCCTAAGTTTGAGATAAATCCTGTGATAGATGGCAAGATAACATCGTTTTTTGAGTGGCTTGGCAGTGGAGTAATAGACGAAAGCAGAAGCTTCTCAACAATGGACACAACAAGAGGCCCTATCCATAAAATCTATTTTGGCCAAAATAAAGAGAAGCTATTTGTAAG
This genomic stretch from Hippea alviniae EP5-r harbors:
- the mraZ gene encoding division/cell wall cluster transcriptional repressor MraZ; this encodes MFRGRFEYTLDEKGRVKIPPKFKEVIKDKHINTLVLTVFDECIYAYPYDVWEELEKKAVNLPLTNKAARRFKRMFFSSAQDVNIDKQGRILIPSVLREDAEIDKDVVILGNLDHIEIWSKQKWENESKALREAEDELAEEIEKLGIF
- a CDS encoding sugar phosphate nucleotidyltransferase — protein: MNKVKGVIMAGGFGTRMQPLTHSTPKPMVPVMNIPMMEYMLENLIKAGINEIVILLYFLPDVIREYFKDGSRWNVKIEYVLPDADYGTAGAVRQAKEFLNTTFIVVSGDVITDFDLSKIIEFHFKKNSKLTIGLTSVDNPLQFGVVIANSDGKIEKFLEKPSWGEVFSDTINTGIYVIEPEILNYVPVGESFDFAKNLFPLLMKEGIDLMGYTLDGYWRDVGNPDSYREVHKDIFFKRVNIQPKGKKIEFAEGVLYAFGDFKMGENVKIIDTVVIGDGVEIGKNCILSNACIGKGSKVGNDCNIRNSIIWHNVSVGDKVIMDNGVVCNDVKIGNGVKAKAGVVLAEGCDVGQLATFEQDIVVWPNKKIDAASIVKNSIIWGSRFRNTLFENGIISGKTNIELSCDVACKIGEALGSQLPVGSKVLVGRDYSTAARMIKRAFVSGLLATGIVVVDMKTVPLVVLRHAINRDENIVAGAYFKRDLSDPSAVELIPFNEYGLKLDTNSSKAVDKSFFKEEFRRVDYKQIGKIIDNQIIRDEKFYKYSHEIERLIDHKIIRESNIRVVVDLLYGITKDVFPYIMTMLQIDNITLNAHTDEVKLANISHYEKKSLNDISMMVKGLGLDLGILIYPYSQRRVLVDDKGEILSMTLALNAVLDLMNREAKRVGRKMKILLPSWSADLNDNYFENLSIMRGKYTDFGIKQLKEFDMIAKVDGNCAFPQFSLYRDAIFSSLKLMELLAKNSTRLSELGRDMQDFFYKSWSVGCPQLKKGKIMKRFLDEAKKKQYSTIDGIKVWESNTDWIMVMPDPYSEQLNIYIQAINENKGMEIYEHYISLINNWLKES
- a CDS encoding glycoside hydrolase family 57 protein, coding for MVRVAFLWHMHQPFYLDSAGSMRLPWVFLHAIKDYYDMPYLAERYNASVSFNITPSLIKQLNLYAENGVKSDCFLKLITQKPSELSSKEREWVVKICKSSQFDTMVKPLEKYAELYDKNSLDDKELTELEVLFLLSWCGNYLRKNSEIVAELLKKQKDYDENDKNALIHELLLFIKKILPFYKELYKNNKIELLTTPYAHPILPLLIDLTVAGEEFEEISEGLSLKDDAEEHVRRAIDIFKRTFESTPYGFWPAEGSVSEDAVNMLKNNGIKWAGSDQDILQKSIDSADIYKTYDFNGILMGFRDKELSDKIGFVYKAYPTDKAIDDFIYHLKKIEKNYKSAIVYVILDGENAWEFYPNNGYDFLSGLYEKMVEDESIELVRISEPEADEELKTLSSGSWIFGNFSTWVGDNQKNRAWELLFLTKKDFLRHKDKLDKESLDKIQELFLMAEASDWFWWYGEGHYSEHELEYDRLYRNNLIQIYKILGINPPAALFEPITKYSDVSAIIVQPKFEINPVIDGKITSFFEWLGSGVIDESRSFSTMDTTRGPIHKIYFGQNKEKLFVRFDGEIDELRRKGELLIHAKEFEMPLRISLKEPVFEENIEVASYKIIEMALSKRMFKSNRVGLRFELVVEDRVVQILPSLREMTINLEEDFAKNWFV
- the rsmH gene encoding 16S rRNA (cytosine(1402)-N(4))-methyltransferase RsmH, with the translated sequence MKHKSVLLKESIVAIEPKSGGIYVDMTLGAAGHTKKILELSSPDGVVIAFDKDKEAIKHAEDTLKKTYEDRLILINDDYANLREHLDRLNIETVDGVIMDLGVSLDQLTSDRGFSFNVDAELDMRMDRRKPLTAEQIVNHWDLEDIERILRVYGEEKFSRRIAKAIVKNRPITSTKQLAEIIELAVPRNVSRKIHPATRSFQALRIVVNDELESLQIGLKSAIESLSPKGVVCVISFHSLEDRIVKNIFRDYKKEGIIRPLTKKPITPTEDEIKSNRHARSAKMRCAIRLPQEA